A window of Gossypium hirsutum isolate 1008001.06 chromosome D13, Gossypium_hirsutum_v2.1, whole genome shotgun sequence genomic DNA:
GGTCGAATATAATCAAAAAGTACCTAAACCATGAGCTAAAGAATGTTGAGATTCACCGAACTTCTTTAATTCCCACCTAAAAGCCAAAAGccattcaataaaaaaaaagttcaactGGATTGACGGATGAAATTTGATTGAATGAGAAATTTTCaagattatttcaatttaatgagaattaatataatataaggtTATCTTTATCTTAATATATTATCTCAGTCTGAACAATATTATATTCAGATCATAAAATGGTTAAGGATACTTGTGGTTAtatattccaaaaaaaattatctttggTAATAAGATTATTTAGCACATTATTGAATATGTTATAGTattcaattatttgatttatttcgtTAGGATGTAAGATTATATCTGGTTCATTTGGTTGGAATGTAATAATCGTCATTGTACTATACTTTGGATTGCATTTTGGTCCCTCCATCGGAAAAATGAGCAAAACGGTTCCTATATGTTGGAGAAAAATAGTTCGTCCATTAAAATTGTGCTATCAAATgcttattttgttgttttttgtataaggtataataacaaatttaactcttaaCATTTACATCTTTAAGCAATTTGCCCCTACTCTTTTTATTTGAAGCAATTTGTCCTTCAATCTTTCATTTCTGATGTGACACTATTTTATCTAATATATCATGTTAGAAATTatacttaaatacattacaaaatatttttaaaataagttaaaacatgaaaattagtgTAACATTTTTGAGGTTTGGAATTAGTATCAACCGAATATATTTGTACATGAAAAAATCTAtttatcaatattattaataatattttctaaaaaaatcaatattcttaaaaatatttctcaaTTGTACACAATTGAGTTTTTATCGCTTGATTCACCTATGATTCAACTATATATCAATAATTGAAGTATATATCagttgtatttatatatattaaacgtGTGCTTACCTTTAAATCGATTACATTTTGTAGCAAACCCATCATTAATCAGCTTTAATTTTATAGGGTGTGACTCACATTTATCGAAAAGTTTGCAAACACTTAAGACAACAATCAACGAATAGTAGAAGAAGGATTAAAATAGGCCCGGCGTTATGACGAGCAAGTAGGATTGTCGAGACAACGTGATTAAAAGCCCAAACAAATGCGGCATTGACGTCATGACGAGGAGAGTTGGCACATCACGACATGCTCTCCTATTTGGTAACTGCGTTTTAGACTTCAATCGGGGTTGCTTCTTCTAGCTGGACTCTAATTATTCCAGGAATATTTTAGTATGACTAGAACTTTAATCTAAGTTTATTTAAAGGGGCCATTGTATCCCTGTTTTGACACGTCAATCAGTAAGGGCTTTTCTTGAGGGAGGtaatgtaatggcccaaatttaaggttatcgaatagtggtttcgtaaccacaaaNNNNNNNNNNNNNNNNNNNNNNNNNNNNNNNNNNNNNNNNNNNNNNNNNNNNNNNNNNNNNNNNNNNNNNNNNNNNNNNNNNNNNNNNNNNNNNNNNNNNNNNNNNNNNNNNNNNNNNNNNNNNNNNNNNNNNNNNNNNNNNNNNNNNNNNNNNNNNNNNNNNNNNNNNNNNNNNNNNNNNNNNNNNNNNNNNNNNNNNNNNNNNNNNNNNNNNNNNNNNNNNNNNNNNNNNNNNNNNNNNNNNNNNNNNNNNNNNNNNNNNNNNNNNNNNNNNNNNNNNNNNNNNNNNNNNNNNNNNNNNNNNNNNNNNNNNNNNNNNNNNNNNNNNNNNNNNNNNNNNNNNNNNNNNNNNNNNNNNNNNNNNNNNNNNNNNNNNNNNNNNNNNNNNNNNNNNNNNNNNNNNNNNNNNNNNNNNNNNNNNNNNNNNNNNNNNNNNNNNNNNNNNNNNNNNNNNNNNNNNNNNNNNNNNNNNNNNNNNNNNNNNNNNNNNNNNNNNNNNNCGTCAAAATAGTTGGGTGAGCACAGGCCAGCCCGACTAAGAGCAGCCGTTCCATTTGTTCCATGTCGTAATTGCCAGACAATCTTGGGTCTACAGCATCAAAAAGACTCTCTTACCCATATAGCTCCCAAACCCATTCCACCAGTTTTGTTTTGAATCTCTGGCCGTTCCTTTCGATTACAGCAATCGCCTTGTTTCCGGTGGCTATTTCTAAGGCAACAATACCAAAACTGTATATATCGGATTCTTTGATGGCTTTGTATGTGTCATGACACTCGGGTGCTATATAACCTTCCGTTCCGAGCATAACCTGTGTTGTTTGAGACCCTTGTCCAGGGTCAACAAGCCTAGCCAACCCAAAGTCACCAAGCTTGGCATTGAAACTCAAATCCAACAGAACATTACTTGACTTGATGTCTCGATGCAACACGCATTGATTACATTCTTCCTGCAGATAGAACAACGCTGAAGCCAATCCCATAGCAATTTTATACCTTTTATCCCATATCAATAAGCATGGCTCTCTATGTAGATGGTAATCGAGATTCTTATTTGGAAGGAACTCATACACAATGAGGAACTGATTATTGTCATGGCACCAACCGATGAGTTGGACCAAATTCCTGTGCCTCAATCTGGTAATAGTGGTAATTTCTGATTCATACTCTTTAAACCCTTGTTGGGAATTTGGAGTTACCCTTTTGACAGCAATATTGTAGCTTATGTCCCTCAAGAAGCTTAAATAAACCTTTCCAAAACCTCCCTCCCCAAGCAGACCTTCATCAGCAAAATTACTGGTTGCAAGTCTTAGCTCCTTGTAGGAAAACTTCCTAGGTGCTGTCACCATTTCTCTGTTTACGTTGACAGACATGGTCCCATCTTTCCTGCTGTAGTTTCTCCTCCTGCAGTAAAACCAAACCAGACCCAGAACCAGGAGTGAAGCAGAAATGGAACCAATGTTGGCTAAACTACCCATAGCCATGTCCTACTCTTCCTCTTGGGGTTGGCTGGAGGGCTTGTTGCTGGAGGATTGATAGTTGTATTCGTGGGCATGACAACTTGTAAGGTAGAGCTGAAATTCCAGGAATAATAGTGTGAAGCTCAAATAACTTCCAGTGGTTCCTGAGAAGCCAAATGTGACCCATTCTAGTAAATATATGCTAAGATCCAGAGTTGCAGAAAGCCTAGATGAATTTTGACGAGTAAAATCATCAGCATCAAGTAAAAGAACACTCAGGTTGTTTGTACTAGAGTTATAAGTGATGGAAGCATTAACTAGTCCCCCATTTGCAATCTCATTCCACCACCATTTGACAGCGGTAAGAGAAGTCTCGATAGAGTTGAGACCAATGCCCACGTGAGCTGACAACCCGAAAGGATCCCAAGGATTGCCAAACGTATCAAACTCCACTGCAACAAATGGAGAGTTGATGATGCCGTAACTTTGAAGTCCCAAGTGACCACCTCCGGAATTAGGTGGGATTTTTGAGCCATTGGGAGCAATGAAAAACGCAAACCCATCACCTGAGTTATTGTTGGAGTTGTAACAGAAATAACAGACTCGGCAAGTGTCTTATGCAACAAGCCTCGATGCTTGCTGAGCAATCAAATGAATTCGAGTAAAGAAATAAGAAAAGCTAAGAACAATGGAGAGAAAATTGATGAACAAATCTGATTCATTCATAAAGAGAACAATGGCATGATGCCAGTACATAAATCAagcactaagcttgtcaaaaTCAGCAAGTAATCACCTACACATTACTACCTCCACTAACTACAtagaagcttgaaattttagcttgtaaaCTTATACAAAGCTATGTTTACAGCTCATACATAAGCTAATTACATCAATCAAATAATTATCTTAGTTACAAATGAACTAAGTCTCATTTCATGAACTAAAGtttacaaaatgaacaaaataagcTTGCATCAGCAGCTCCTCCATGGCTTGATCTTCTTGCAATCGAGTgtttgctgcatgctgaccaaCTTCATCACTCCTCCTTGGTTAGCATAGTGCAAACACCAAATTTCCTTCTTAGACACTCGAATTTTGTGACATTAAGAGCTTTAGTCAAAATGTCAGCAAGTTGATCTTCTGAATTGCAGTGAATTAGCATTACTTCCTgtgcttgctccatttctcgaacaacatgcaacttaatactgaaatgctttgttcttccatggaacactggatttttaaCAATTGCAACAGGAGATTGGTTGTCACAAAAATCTCAGTTGCTTCTCTTTGATGCACATTCAAGTCAATTAAaattttccttagccaaatggcttggttgacagcagTTGCAGCTGCCACATACTCTGCTTCAATAGTAGATTGAGCTACCAAGCtttgcttctttgagctccagcagaacatggctgaaccaaggttaaaagcataacctgaggtgcttttcatatCATCTATCGAgtcagcccagtcactatcagtatAGCCAACCAACTTCAGATTTCCTTCTTTGTTGTACTTCAAACCATGCCTtaaagtgcctttgacatatctaaGCACTTTTTTTGCAGCTTGAAAATGCTTGTCATTGCAGCAATGCAAGAATcttgagagcaatcctacagcatacattatgtctgGCCTAGTGGCAGTTAAGTATAGCAAACAACCAACTAGACTTCTGTAGGTAGTTTCacaaaccttctcaaaatcaccttggctcgatagtttctCTCCAACAGCAACAGGAGTTTTAGTTGCCTTGttgttttgcatggagaacttggttGGAATCTTTATGGCAAAGCTTTTCTGACTTAGGAATATCCCATTCTGCGTTTGTGACACCTCCATTCCAAGAAAATAGGACATCTCACCTAGATTAGACATTTCAAACACTTCCTGCATCTTGGTCTTAAAATCGACCAGCATTGttcgatctcctcctgtcaccagcagGTCATCAACATGCAAGGACACAATGAGTTGTGTTTGTGCCCCTTCCTTCTTAACATACAGTGTTAgctcactcttgcttcgatcgaatcccaAACCAATTAAATAGCCATCGATTCTGCTATACCAGGCCCTTGAGgcctgtttcaagccatacaaggctttcttcAGCTTGTATACCATTTGCTCCTTCCCAGCTATTTCAAACCCCTGTGGTTACTCAACATAGATGTCTTCTTCAAGAACTCCATTGAGAAAGGCTAACTTTACATCAAGCTGGTGAATTTTCCACTGCATTTGTGCAGCTAAGGCAATCAACAACCTTATGGTGTcaagcctggccactggtgcaaaggtctccaagTAGTCCAGGCCATATTTCTGACTGAACCCTTTGACAACCAGCCTTGCTTTCAACTTGTTCAAGCTTCCATcagcattttgcttggctttgtacacccattttACTCCAATAACCTTCCTTTTGATTGGCCTTTCAACCAATTCCCaagtctggttcttctcaatcatgttgATCTCTTCAGCCATTACCTGTTTCCACTCTTGctgagcttcagcctcttcaaagttgcttggttcagttatggctacatgagccctttcataaatctcagtcaatggtcttgttcccctgactggttcatcatcaatgtccatttcaggacCATTTTGGTCTGGCTCAGCTTGATCTGCTGCAAATTCTTCTAAAACTTCCTCAGGTTCATGTCTTTCCCAATTCCAACATGATCTTTCATCAAATACAACATCCTTGCTGACTGACactttgtttgttgaaggatccaagatcctatagcccttcttaacagtgctgtagcccaccagaataccaggtcgagccctttcagacaaCTTATCCCTTTTAACAGCAGGTACATGTGtataacagatgcatccaaagaccttcaaatgagccagtgatggcttgaatccaaaccaggcCTCAAATAGAGTCTTCTGAACTAAAGCCTTGGTTGGAAGCCTGTTTTGAATATAGGTTGCAGtgttaactgtaacaccccttacccgtattccttaaCGGAACTGAGTATAaggtattactatttttttttaatttcggcagcatttctgcttattttacataaaaccccctgcaaattttCAAACACAATCCCAAACATATTCAATATTCCAACCAAATACAGTTGTATGCTCAAACACAATTTATCCATTATCAAACACCAACATTTTAAACCTAAccatactatatatatacatatttaaaccGCAATAcataaagtcatctatacatgccatgtttccAAAGTATTAgttgcaaaatacccaaaaagttgatgatagtgtggatgattatCTAACGTCGTCCAAGTTCCGGGCAGATtgatgtcactataatcaagggaaaataaaaacgagtaagcatatagcttattaagtaaacatatgacaaatAAATGATTTCCTCACATGATTACatagtaacataattttaatcacacTTAATTCTCATCAACtgttcaatttccagcaagctgtttttctgagtcacagtcactaatttatttttatctggagctacagggatCCAAATtggattccgtaaattttccccaaaactaggaTCATATACCTTTCCaccataaatttttaagaattttttatttagccaattagtacattttattctttaaagattcccctatttcactgcctgACTGTTCTGACCTccctttactaaaatttaattaactccctgtacaaaattcaaaaatgtttttgtatgtttctattaaaaatagactcattaaagaatccatgcatataaattttaggccataattatttttttacaatttttagtgatttttccaaagttggaacaggggattttgaatcaatccaaccctgtctcaaataaattcaaatatccccaaatatacaactcttttgcttgctatgtttctttcatatggaaatagactcattcatattcaatttcatatattattcaacctataattcattttccaccatttatggtgatttttcaaagttgcctaactgctgttgttcaaaacagttttgtaattaaattgtttcttttgtatttttgatatttcatcCCACCTTATACATGGGTcgattaagtatcaaacccaatattcctccTATAAGCTTGTCCACCACATATAAATATTCACCTTCCCAGTTTACTCgtttgaacactcggaatattaaccgttatcggtggattcagcacttagcaaccaccagtgattcggggaatcagcacttagcaacccctttcacattcaaagatatggtggaatcagcacttagcaaccaccaatgaatcggggaatcagcacatagcaaccccttgggggaatcagcacttagcaacccctttcacatttaaagtatggtgggatcagcacttagcaaccaccaatgaatcggggaatcagcacttagcaaccccctttatattcaagatacggtggaatcagcacttagcaaccaccaatgagtcggggaatcagcacttagcaaccccttggggaatcagcacttagcaacccccttcacatttaaaatacttCGGcttatttcgagtgttcaaccgaaacccatattttcaacattttaccacCTTTCCAACTTAACCACATTTTTTAGAATCTTGCCGAATATTTCTTCTATGTTCTATTAAATCCCAACATATATTGAATGAtatcaaaataatgcattaaatcacatgtttacttacctcggtgcaaaatatcgtaattttgcaatttactccactatcttctcttttccccgtttgaggtagtcttctcgtctttcttgatctataatagaaaatttaactcatttaatgttcacatttaataaaatagtcctccacccaaatttttgaaaaattacaattttgccccaaactttacatatttacacttttgtccctgagctcgaaaattaaaattcatctcttattattatgttttatgacatgctgaacatttttcccttctatgacaacatcaaattctcactctaacacacacttttgaacattaggtatttttaccgattatgtcaatttacccgttttcgtttaaaatcgcttagcaaaaattgtttaacataatttctagcttcatattctaccattaaacagcaaaataaacacatttcacctatgggtatttttccaaatataaaccctaacacgaattaatggtagaataagctaaaccaagttactaggactctaaaaacgtaaagaacattaaaaacggggcttggaatcacttactatggagtttgaaagcttaaaaccctaaatatggcttcctccttgctgatttcgttcaccatgaagaagatgaacatatttttccatctttttcccatttaattctatttaattaccaaatgactaaaatgtcgttacttaaaaaaaatctatttcactaattctatgcccatttttgtccatcaactaactaatggtctaattaccatataaagacctccaatttaaaatttcataacaattagacacctctaagatgtagaactcaacttttgcactttttacattttagcccttttgactaaattgagtgcccaaacgtcgaaatttttgaacgaaatttttacgaaaattttccgtgaaattgtagaccataaaaatataataataatcatattttctctcatcggatttgtggtcccgaaaccactgttccgactaggcccagaattgggctattacattaactgcttctgcccatagagctttaggcagattcttttgaatcatcaagcacctggccatatccatcaagctcctattctttctttcacttacaccattttgctgaggtgtataagtgttggtaagttgatgtttgatgcctgccttatcacagaaggcttgaaactgagctgaagtgtactcagtcccattatcagaccttatggtcTTCAGCTTGCAGCCTGTTTCTGTCTCAGCAGCAGttttgaacttccaaaacacagAGGCCACCTCTGATTTCTGTTTCAAGAAGTAAAGCCAACAATATCTCGAGAAATCGTCAATGAACAGTATGAAatacctgtttccacttaatgactcagtcttcatggggccacacacatcagtgtgcactAGTTGTAGTTTTTCAGAAGCTCTCCAagcttgattcgagggaaataGGAGTCTGGCCTGCTTGCCTAGCTGACATACTTCACATACTTCCTGGTTTTGAATTGAGCTTATGAAATCTTCAGCCAAACCACTCCTGCACATGTGCTCCATTGACTTGAAGTTAGCATGACTaagtctttgatgccaaagcttggactcatctattgtAGCTGTGTAGGCAGTGTTTAACCCCTTTGTCCAATCAACTACAAAGCTCTTATCAGCCATAGGGACTGCCATcagcttggatccacttggatcactgattTGGCACTGGTTATCTTTGAACATcacagaataacctttctccagCAATTGAGCTATactgagcaggtttctgtcaatttcaggcaccagaagcacatttgaaatcactttggcacctgtgggagtgcatatcagcacatcacccttgccttcagcttgaataaagTGGCCATTACCAATTTTGACTTTGGTTCTACAacttctgtctaaagacttgaagattgtAGCATCAGGTGTCATATGattggtgcatccactgtctaggaGCCAACCAGATGGAATTCTTTGTTGAGTAGCTGAGCATGacacagcaaagacttgctcctcttggtcactgtcTTCCTTGGCCACTCGAGCTTCTGCCTTCACTTGTTGGGAATGATTCTGCCTTGGTTTACCCTTGCTTttgcagactctctcaacatgGCCCTTCCTTATGCAATGCTGGCATacagcatctggattgaaccagcGTTTTTCTTCTGGATGACCAGCCCTTTTGCAATGCTTGCAAGTCTGACCTTCTTTTCTTGCAGCATCATAccttggcttgtctctccaggccctcttgcctttgtaggcagtatttgtccttgcctgaaaggcaccttcttggtgctcctctagtctgcttgctctcctctgctcttgagcatatagagcattgatcaactctgtcagggagatgcTAGACAGGTCCCTTGAATCTTcaagagatgagatttttgcctcatacctctcaggcagagttgcaataaccttctccactatcgtAGCTTCATTAAATtgctctccaaggagcctaatgctgttaaccacagccataatcctgtcagagtattgcttgacagtttcttcttccttcatcttcaaattctcaaattctctcctcaaattcaacagctgttgctgccttgtcctttctgtcccttgaaactcctctttcAACTTGTCCCAAGTCTGctttggtgattcacaggccataatccttgtgaaaatcacatcagacactgagttctggatgcaagacatggccttgtgcctcttagtcctctcatcagcatgctgcctgatctGAGCCATTGTTGGATTGGCTCTAAGTGGCTTTAGTTCAACATCAGAGTTGACAAACTCCCACAAATCAAAAGCctgcaggtaggtcttcattttgaccACCCATATGTGATAGCCTTCCCCATTGAAGACTTGTGGTGCAGCTAGTGAAAAGTTTGATGAAGCCATTCTTTGAATACCAGGTCCCTTAAGAAATatgctctagataccaattgttggtgttgTAACAGAAATAACAGACTCGGCAAGTGTCTTGTGCAACAAGCCTCGATGCTTGCTGAGCAATCAAATGAATTCGagcaaaagaaagaagaaaagctaagaaaaatgGAGAGAAAATTGATGAACAAATCTGATTCATTCATAAAGAGAATAATGGCATGATGCCAGTACATAAATCAagcactaagcttgtcaaaaTCAGCAAGTAATCACCTACACATTACCTACCTCTACTAACTACATAgatgtaagcactaaatttttgtccaactagagtttgtgtttaattttcaaaatttcaaaaaaaaaaaaaaatttaaaaaataaaaattgcattttgacacctaaacttttcctaaatttcattttgacccttaaactttctttaaatttcacttagacccctaaactttcattaaatttcattttaatcctaaattttctaaaaattacatttagccccagaagttttgctgcatttgcgatttggtccttcagacaagttacatgatttggggcacccacttccagattttcaggccataaacatgggtggctgctccttccccacttgctacctgcaaaaaagaagcaaaaccaaCTATAAAAAGGAGTTTAAACTCCAAAAATGAGGACAcccacgaaaaaaataaaaaaaaaacttgcaaaaagagagattttttcgaaggaaaaaagaagaaaagagaagaaaagagaaagaggagaagaaaagaaagagtaccgGCGTCGGAGGAGGTAGCGGCGGCGCAAGCGGTGGTGGAGGCtagactttgaagaagaagaaggaagaagaaggaagaagaaaagaggaagaagaaagaaagaaaaaaaaagaaataa
This region includes:
- the LOC107898059 gene encoding L-type lectin-domain containing receptor kinase IX.1-like; translated protein: MAMGSLANIGSISASLLVLGLVWFYCRRRNYSRKDGTMSVNVNREMVTAPRKFSYKELRLATSNFADEGLLGEGGFGKVYLSFLRDISYNIAVKRVTPNSQQGFKEYESEITTITRLRHRNLVQLIGWCHDNNQFLIVYEFLPNKNLDYHLHREPCLLIWDKRYKIAMGLASALFYLQEECNQCVLHRDIKSSNVLLDLSFNAKLGDFGLARLVDPGQGSQTTQVMLGTEGYIAPECHDTYKAIKESDIYSFGIVALEIATGNKAIAVIERNGQRFKTKLVEWVWELYG